The nucleotide sequence acaaagataagttaatatgtttatttatgtacccttgtacactgattctgcacatttgacttactgcttgcctttatttcctatattgtataaacttattgaaaattatacttttatttattatgattattatcaatTGATATTCAGTAAGAGACGGCATGTTcgtatttttcaatgaaaatgaaaggaggcagtaatgttataggcttcattttgttataaatatacatacaatgAAGACGAcactcatataaatatgtagctacacgacgcctcaacatttttgctgtcttGTAGGTTTCGAATATcataatgaaaataggcagttcctaatatcatgttttcaatttattgtaaagaaagtgaaacaacgtacacaaggtgatgtgaatgaggttgtaaagtacactgttccctttgatgATTTATCCgatgtgtcctcgggagtttgttttccatatcaaacttgcggaGTTTGAACagaaggatgcaagactgaacttaatattacttaatattgagaaaaaggcCCAATCAGAGAGGagaatgtctgcagccatgcctccgtttttagatgtctccgttttcccccatccacattGACACGGAGCAGCAGTGCTTTAAAACCAAATtggcctcttcagcatttccaaaatgctccgttttcgggCCTTGAATACTCTAGGGTAGGATGGACGAAACCATagcaaaatgtatgcattttaaaactaaaacctattggtgtaaacagggtcttagaaaattcagttttgggtgaactgtccctttaattagtACTTTTATCTGATCAGCAAAGCCAGAGCAAGGGTTTAAGGTAACAGTTGGGAATAGGCCATGTTTGCTTCATACTCTCAAGTAAAGCTTTTTCAGCCCCTCAGTGGGTCATTTGATAGGCGCAGAAAGGCTGGTTTCAGCCATGTGGGCAAAAAGTTTCTTGCAGTAGGGAAGTTTAGTTCAACCAGTCGAGTTTGGCAGTGATTAATTCATCCTGAGTTCTAGGAATTCACAagataataatcattaaaaacgttTTGTTCATGCGGTTTGGTAAAAGACAAGGCGGCAAGGTGTGAATAAAATAGCTGAAATGTGTCTCCCCAGATGGCGGGTCTGTACAGTGAGGTGTTGGACAGGCTGGATAAAGCCAAGAAGAATCTCATTATTGAGGAATGAATGATGGCGGATTCAGTCGCAGATGGAGATCTCAGGTCTGACGGCACGTGTTTAATATGTAGTGTGAATTTCTCCGAGATGCTAAGAGATGTACAATTCATCTGAGGGTTTGTTTGCACAGTTATAAAATGGTTCCAAAAGTTGCATTAATTTAATCTGAAGTATTTAATTGGCAGGTTTATTTTATTACCTGTCATCCGCTTATCTGTTTGAGCTGTCCTGGGTTGAAACATATGCATTGcgatacaaaacaaataaaaatgcatgcattGAAATCGTAACAGAGTCACATAgtttatttccaaacaaataaACTCTTGTCCagtccaaaaagaaaaaagaaaagaaaaacaaaatcaacataaaacaaaataatagtaaATGGTAGGACTGTGTTCCCTCCTGACCAGGATACAAAAGAGCGGTTTTCCTTGTGTCCTGATAGGCTGTACCACCTGTAATCATGGGGAGGACACTTCTGTACAATCAGAGGGTTCATATTTGCAAGCACTTACTGCACAGGTGTGCTGTCACATCAAAAACTCATCATCACTCAAAAAGACAAAACCAGACCCCTTCCCTCCCCATTTGACGCTCATGCCTTCCAGAGCACAGACCCTCATTAGTACACCAGAGCTGCTCTCATTCAATCCACTTCAATAGAAATATAGTACAATGAATTCTTTGGGCTTCACCAACATGGCTGACCAGCATCATTGGTGCGAACGGTCAGCTGCGTTTCCGCTCGACACCGCAGAGGGCCAGATCTACGTTAAATGAGTTATTTATGCTTCTGGTTTACTTTAATATCACTCTACGGGTTGCTGTCCGCATGTCTCtttatatagatatttatatatatatatttatataatttttttacattggtTTTTCATCTATACACTCAGACAAGTTCCACAAGATATCACAAGTAGACAGGCCGTAATGTAGGGAAGCTAGTTCCCGACTCGCTAAAAAAATGTTCCGATAGGCAGCTGAAGATAGTTTCTTTTCTATAGAGAAATAGCAACGTTACGGCACATTTGTATGGAAATTAATTAATCTCAGAATAAATTCAAAGTTTACTTACCTGACATTTGTGatttataaaaacatgtttgtCCCAGTTGTATCACACATGCATGAAGCACAAGTGAGGGCCGATATTTACACTTTACAGCTATCATACCCATTAAAACAGTctgtaagcagtttataaatggcTCTGTTCCCTTCGATTATTCCCTGAACTCTGGTTTTGACACAGGTATGACAGCTGATTTCGCAGAGACGCTTGGCAGATGAGCGCACCTGTTTAGAAAATGCCTGTGGGTCGGGGgcaggagagagaaagagagagcggcCACAGGGATAGATATCCCTCCATTTACACGGGATCCAGACTTCTCAATACAGAAACAAAGAATCGCCTTCTTGAGGGAGCCAAGAGACTGAAGGAAGTACTTCTGTACCGGTGAGCACCGTCCCGTTCCAGCACAATCCCGTTCTCTCCGGCTGAACACTGATGTAAGACACAGTGCTTACaaagtatcaaataaaaaaaggacTAAATATTTAGAATACACAAGTATAATATTTCAGCATGTCTGGGTGTTCAGGTAGAGGATTGGAAATCATCCCTTGAGTTCATACTCTACTTGATCACAATATGATTGCGGCCCTTTAGTGGCttatcgataaaaaaaaaaaaaaaaaagttttccatcAGATTCCTGAGCTCGCCGAGCTCGCCCGGCACAAGGCTCAACACAGTGGAGTAAACATCAGCCCGGAAATAAAgtcgaagaaaaaaaatcatttaaaagctGTCATTACAAAGAACAGATTTAATCAAACCATCGTCGAGTTCTTGGGGAAAACTGTCAATTTCAGGCTCCACTAACGCTTTAATATTAAGAAGGACATCCAATACAATTATTGTCTTGATTCTACCCGTTTTAAGGCTGCACTCCAGGGCAGCTAACAGGACAGTACCTTGTTACCGTTCAGTCTGAAGAGAATATAGTCATGGAAGGCAGAGGAAGTGCAAGTGGGCTGTCTGCTTTTCAACTCCAATGGTGGCCGAAATTGGATTTtgcttaagttaaaaaaaaacaaacaaacagcaaagcaaaaacgaaaagaaaaaagaaaaggattTTACAGAGGTAAGACACTTCAGTCTATTGCACTCACAAGTTAGGCCTCCAATAGGATGGACGGGAAACTCACAAACAGCACTAAAACTGAGTCTCCCGCTAAGCACTGATAGGTTGAATATTATTGATCCCCCCACAAATTTTACAGAAGCGTTTACTCGTCGTCGTAAGGCAGTTTGGTGGTCTGCAGAGAGCCCAGTTACACCTCTCTATCCCCCATCTTTAATACAGAGCAGCTAAAACcacaagaaagaaagaacacaAAAACCCAAAGACAAGTAAATGAAATCTAACAGCCCTCCAAGTAGACAGTTCTAGTTAAGTGTAAAATGTGTACCGTATTCATTTCGTATTATGTAGTAAAATCTCTCTGTAGGATTTTTATTTCCATGTGATTTcagtaatataaatgtatttcttCAAACCCCGTTTTCCATTTTGTTCTGCCTCTGAACATACAAACGGCCAGGCAGCCGATCGAAGCCAGCTGGTTTGTGAGTACTGAAGATCACCATCAGTTTACAAGTTTCTCTGCGTATGAGCACGAGCAGCGACGGTACCGTCAGCAGGCGTAGTCCTCGTAGAAAACCCTCGCACAGCATCCTCCAATGTCTTTTTCAGTGAACATATACAAGGTTCCCGCTCTCCAACTCCCCGAAGTCACTTCGTTAAGACATTCTCATCTTGTCCGAAATGATTCGCTCAGGTttccctttttttgtttgttttacatgaCAAAAAGATTTCGTTAGGAATGGCATTTCCAATCTTGAATGGAATTGCTGAGAAACTCATGCAGGGGTGTGCACAGTCACAGTAATGGTGAGAAGACGATTTTCATTTGAGGGTAACATAATGATGACACTAAAACTTGATATGAAACATATCAGTGAAGGAGGGAAGGTGTCGGGTGGGAGTGGGTACGGGGGGGTCAGGTGGAGGCGGCCAGCTCAGAGCTTCTCTGCAGACGGGATCCAGATGTAAGGGCCTGACTGCTCCTCTATGATCAGCTTGATTTTATTATAGATCTCATCTAGTGAGTCACCCTGGACTATGGCTGTAGAGAGACAGAAAGAACACTAGTCACACTGCAGTACACTTCACTCCTGTTAAACAGTAACAGAGGGCCTGTGCTAAAAGTTTTCCTATCAATACATTCGAGAGAAAAACAAACCTGTGAAAAACTCTCCGAACTCCTGTTCCAGCTTCATTGCCTTGTCAAAGACTTTATTGGCTTGCTCGTACGTCTGCCGCTTATTCAATtccctgttaaacacaaagaagtGCATGAGCCCACTCTGCAGTACAGAATCATGAGGAAAAAGTTATTCGTTCAGCGTGACGTGTACAGTTAGGAAAATAAAATGAGGAGCTTTTGCTTGGGAAGCATTCTCACTTAGCTTGGAATTACTGGATTTAGTAGACATTGGATAATAtttaggcccaattccaattttACCCCTTcgccttccccttaccccttgtTTTGCACATTCACATAAAggagtgtcccaattctctttagcttgaaaacATAGGTCTAAGAGAAAGAGGCTAACAGAgatcaggaccacactcaaaaccaaggggttagaaaatttcccagaatacaccaccTACAACGGCAATATGGCTGCGCACAGAAGTCAGGACATGCACGAATTAgcatgcttttttattattacaaatttttacaacaaacaagcacatgttttaatacatttataactgcatttgtgttttaccgtAATGCTTCAAGTTcaacaacatactttcacatctgccAATCAATGACAcgggaataccctgtcagaaaagtctagtggtttggaatgagctttttacagtgtctgctataatgttaatgttgtttttgtgtgtttacataaatgaatatggccatggtgtaaatgcgcagtacagttacgatcttattgccacattatatcgctatgataacatgatatcgctgccttcagtgatttcctgaagataaataccaaacaaTAACGCAACCAGAATAATTACAGCAGTCACCATTGTTGATCTCATTTGAAGGAAGAGActgtgatgacatatgatgatgtgtagTAGTGCGGTCTCATTCCTTATGGGTAAATTTGAAGaacttccccttcacactcggtttCAAAGGCCATGGGGAAGAAGGGGTAGGGctaaaaaatagaattgggattgggccttagtattTGTTCTATTCTAGAAACCTGATGACTTTTAATTTTATgaaatttcaaatgaaaatattgtaaCGATATTGGAAAAAGCTGATAAtgcgttttttttgtttgtttgtttgtttaaatagctgtatttgatggttttctggagagtccaacagtattcaggtacagaaataaataatcacaatgcaaaaaaaaaaaaaagcttttcttactttgttttgtctctagtataaatacatttaaaaaaatcatgttaaaatgCTGTTTAGTTTTCACCATCAGAAGAAATAAGAGTAAATgaagtttttattgtgtttttgcttgttttaagggaatgATCCGTCAGTGGGGtgagtgaaataatcttgttttggctttgaaatgtagatatctggactagaaacaagacaaacattccaagtaagaaatgtttttatccaataaattccatataaatactgtagttaaatacaattctgtagctccacgcattgcgatatcgatgctgaaacgatatattgtgcagccctagtaacagagcattttgtttatttagaaaAAGTTACTGGAAGACATGTCATCGGTAGTCTCCTAATGGTTGTAGAAATCAAAATCTTCAACTTACATTAGGGCCTCAACAGATTTTGGCTTGATGAAAATGGCGATTGGATAGAGCTGTGCTTGCTGCAGTCGCTTTATGGCGTTCCCAGACACGTCCAGGATACAGTGTTTGCCCTACAACAGGATTAAAGAAACCCTTTCATCCTGTGTCACACTTACACTGCTCACAGTAATTGCCACAGGGAAAATATTGAAGGATTAAACAGGAGTGCGGATCCCCTGGCATGTTTACACTAGGGAGTCACTGACCCTTTCAGCCACTGCCCGAACAGACAGGATGCTGGTCCCGTACAGATTCTCGTTGAACTGGCCGGCCTCGATAAATTTGTTGTCCTGAATGTCCTTCTCCATTTGCTCTCTTGAACCCACAAAGTGGTAGTCCTGGCCGTCCATCTCATTCTCTCGCCGAGGACGAGTTGTATCTAAAGAATTATGATCTTTAATTTCACAAGTATTGCCAAAACACTGAAAGATTAACTtgctttgttttatattatactcACGTGGAACGCAGGATCCAAACTTGTGGGGAAATTCTGAGATCAAGTCATCGTTTACTCTGTCCTTCATCGGACCCAAGATAATCACAGGCCTTGTGTAATGGACTGAAAAGAAAGCCAAATCAATGTTGGTCAAAAACGTCCAGCCTTGAGAATTATTTCTTTGGCTCTCATTATGGAGGACATGGAAAACAGGATTTGAATTTCTTTCTGTGTAGCGTGTACCAAGTACATAAAGCTATCTAGCCAGTTCAACCAGAGCTTTTATGAAAActaaagtgcaaacacagactattcacaaactgttagttaacagAGACGTCTATATTTGCATATCAACTATGACCTACTGCTTATTCAACATCTTGCGCAAATGCAATGCAAGACGGCTAACTTGACCTACACTTAACCTTAATAAATAAAGCCATCATGTAGTGGTCAAGTCATTTAAAGAAATCTTAAACATACAGCAGTAAAAGCAGCCCGTTTAATTGTAAAGTTCAGTTCAAACAGTCACACTAATGATTCCAATTCTTCTGAAACAGATGACCTTTTTAAAATGGCAAGAAACATTTTTTATCTCACTTCAGTGATGTATACAGTAGCTCAGCCACGCAAAAACAAGATCAGAACAGCACATGTACACAGTGACTAATACATCAAACAACTGCTGGAATTTGACGCGTGTTGCATTGTGGGGAGTGTTAACTAGGATTAAGGGTCAGAGTGAGACTGCTCAACTAAAAACATGAAATGACCATTTTTGCTTGAATAAAATGCACATTAATATCCAATATTAATAATTGAGTCTTTTTTATCGAGCTGCCAATCCAATATTTTGattcaaacttaaaaaaaaaaaaaaaacagctaaagtGAAAAAGGCATATGTATACTCACTCTCCTGTCGAATTACTGGCTCATATGAGAGAATTGTGTCTTCCTGACCCTCTGCATGAGGAGAAATGACAGAAGTATCCATTTGAAACAGGAAGGTTTCATTCTTCACCATTTAATACAAAAACAATCCACTTGAATTATCACTGGAATGAACGTGCAGGTCACATGACAAGATCCAtgaatcattgtttttatttttttgttcaagcACTTAAAGTTAATGGCATGAAAATGATCAAATGGAATGCCGCACCTCAGCGGATTACACtgggcagtgttgccagatatactgtagctgactttttccagcccaaacgcaaaacaaaaatccaaaatataaggttaattatttaattttaatttatttaaatctaaattaattaagttactGTAACTGTCATACTTTTTAACCATAAAGCAACCAACACCAGCACTCGCAGAACCACAATATAACCAGATCAAATTGAAACACATCCTCAACTACACACTGCACTTGACGTGTAGATTACACTCcctattagagtatgttttactttcaaaATGGGGTATAAATTAGTCACATTTGGCgtttaaattcttttgaacataattaggtgctgcttgGAAAAAATTATCAATGAAAGTGTGACAATAAACCAGGCTCTGCGTGATGCGCGTGCACATGaaggggagtcagatttgtccaTGGAGTCAAGTTTTGATACAACTTTTCTTCACTTCCTCTTGCTACGCACTAGTCATGtaggagcacacagttatgttttgtttaaaaagttgCATATAAAATTTACGTTTCAAAACTGCCCAAATATTGTCAATCCACCAATGACATTTTTTACTGGCACAATCAGATTCAAAaccacccaatctggcaacactgacacTGGGACAGACTTAACTTAGTACATAATGAAAAGCTTAAGCTAATGCACATTTAGAGCCACTTACTGGAGCTGCTTTCACTGTCACTGGTGTTGGACGTCAAGCACTCTGTGAatgaaaggaggaggaggaggaggtttaGAAATGCCACAATGCACACTTTCATTTCTAAGTTTAACGGTATATCAATCCCAGCTCAGGTCAAAACTATACACCCTCCCGTACCATCATGCCAAGAATAGAAAAGGCTTAGTCAAgaaggggggaaaataaacagaaaagaaCTTTTGGGCCCGTAAATGGCTGCCGTTTCCTCAGAAAGGAAATGGTAGGATGAGGCAGCAATAGCAAATTAAGTATTTCCTTTTCCTACGGTCTCACTGATCTTAGATTCTGTGCTGAGCGTTTCCTATGACCTTGCCAGTGTTGGGTTCATCAGACAGTGATACCGCTCCTCATGCCAAAGTAAACAAGCCAGTGTTGGGTTCCTTACAGGAATCAAATAACCAACATCTCTTAGATACACTGACAACATGATAGTGCTGGGATACTTCAAACATTAAACACACTCAATCCTGCCCAGTACCAGCTGGCTGTGAAGACTTCTGCCACCCACTTTCTCTtttattgaagggatagttcacccaaaggtGAAAATGCTGTCACCATTTACTCGCCCTTCACTTGACTTTcattcttcttttgaacacaagagaggatgttttgaagaaatctagaaacaattgacttccatagtattagttttttttcgaCTTTGGAAGTAAATAGTTTCTGGGGGttttgctttctttaaaatatcttcttttgtgttcaacagtacaaacaattttggaaccacttgagagtaaactacctaacaaaagtcttgtcatggatcccagttgtaggaacaacaaataatatcttgacttcaagttgatcatttggaaaagtggtagaaggtaaatttttcagatgaatcatctgttgaactgcatcccaatcatcacaaatactgcagaacaccTATTGGAAtctgcatgaacccaagattctcatataAATCAGTccagtttggtgaagaaaaatcatggttcagggttacattcagtataggggcgtgcgagaaatctgcagagtggatggtgacatcaacagcctgagatatcaggTAGGcataattctattttattttggtaaaataagtgtaatctagaagcctttgcctgtcatataagccacttctgacccCAAATGATCAGCTAAAGATCAGCAACAAAGAtatttgtcaggtagtttatattttgggttgaactatccctttaagaacattGGATTTAGGAgtttaatagtaaaaatgaaataaaactatgCCTTTTATAATCTTTCAAAATGCAACAACTACTTTTTTCTCTGTAATGACTTTCTTTTTCCATTGATATGAGTCCATAAAGAATTTGCTTTCGCTAGGTTTTCAAAGTTGAATTTGCACCACCATTAGGAAATTTGAAGTGCTGCAAGCAGGCCAACAGTGATGTCATTTAATCACGGTTTTCAACAATCTCAACAACTAAAGGACGGGAGGCCATGATCAGGGCTGTTTTTGTTGTGTGTCATGAGCTTTGTGATAAGGGAGATGGCATGTAGTAATGCAACTAGAAGAGCAAAGAGACGGGCTGAAGGCGGATGCACATCAAACAAGGAGCTCGGCGCCTGTTAGAAATAGATCATTTAATCAGCAAACGTGCAAAAGTTcacttcaaaaataaacaaagtggCTTAGTTAGTTTGCCATAGACAAGCATTTTGTCAAAAGATGCAATCTTTAAGCAAATGATGAACTAATTATGGACGTTACACTATACTTGTTCCATATCGTTGTTATTTTCATAGAAATGGGCAAAGATTTTGAAGTGATCCCTTGGAATTAGACAGAGTGACGACAGCAGAATGCACACATTCATAAAagacccagcaagcattttttgtttttaaaagatgtctaatagacgtgtAAACAGTCGTCTCGGCTAAAACAAGagtaaatttgggctgtcagtgaaaatctacttagacatctaagaataggttaaaactagactagtcatcaagtaaacagaaattaatgatgacacaaagtctgtctaatctctCTATTTGACGACTTGTCTAGTTTTAGGCTATTCTTGGATGTCTATTTGATTTTCACTAAAAGCAAAAGTTTAGCCATGTTTTAGCCAAACTGTCTAGGTTTAGATGtatattagacgtctattaaacacaaacttGTTTGCTAgggaatgtattttaattttaaaaacgtgGCACAGTGCAGTGTCTGCAAGCCCCTATAGAGATTAAATCTCCTAACACACCTGCAGTGCTACATATCATTGAGTCTGAGGAAAGTAAACAGTTTCACATTTCGCTGCGTTTCAAAAAAGGTTTAGTGACCTGTAAATTGTGACCAACAGAATAGATACGTCAAAGTATTCATTATAATAATGCTAACTTTAGTGCAGTAAAGTgaagtca is from Danio rerio strain Tuebingen ecotype United States chromosome 14, GRCz12tu, whole genome shotgun sequence and encodes:
- the dlg3 gene encoding disks large homolog 3 isoform X44 produces the protein MMNSSMSSGSGSLRTSEKRSLYVRALFDYDRTRDSCLPSQGLSFSYGDILHVINASDDEWWQARLVTPHGESEQIGVIPSKKRVEKKERARLKTVKFHARTGMIESNRPVKVKRKKSFNLSRKFPFYKSKENIVQELVETEQCLTSNTSDSESSSKGQEDTILSYEPVIRQEIHYTRPVIILGPMKDRVNDDLISEFPHKFGSCVPHTTRPRRENEMDGQDYHFVGSREQMEKDIQDNKFIEAGQFNENLYGTSILSVRAVAERGKHCILDVSGNAIKRLQQAQLYPIAIFIKPKSVEALMELNKRQTYEQANKVFDKAMKLEQEFGEFFTAIVQGDSLDEIYNKIKLIIEEQSGPYIWIPSAEKL